In Kitasatospora sp. NBC_00240, the following are encoded in one genomic region:
- a CDS encoding DNA-3-methyladenine glycosylase I has protein sequence MSGTLAGPDGLLRCAWGESAQDYREYHDTEWGRPVRGDDALFERVCLEAFQSGLSWITILRRREGFRAAFAGFEIAKVAEFGPADVETLLQDTGIIRNRAKIEASIANAKVARALDGGLDALIWGFAGDPDRPAPRTLAEVPAVTPESTALAKALKKEGFRFVGPTTAYALMQACGLVNDHLADCHVRTGTGKP, from the coding sequence TTGAGCGGCACGCTGGCGGGCCCGGACGGCCTGCTGCGCTGTGCCTGGGGCGAGTCGGCCCAGGACTACCGGGAATACCACGACACGGAGTGGGGACGCCCGGTCCGGGGCGACGACGCGCTCTTCGAGCGGGTCTGTCTGGAGGCGTTCCAGTCCGGGCTGTCCTGGATCACCATCCTGCGCCGCCGGGAGGGGTTCCGGGCCGCCTTCGCGGGCTTCGAGATCGCGAAGGTGGCGGAGTTCGGCCCGGCCGACGTGGAAACGCTGCTGCAGGACACCGGCATCATCCGCAACCGGGCGAAGATCGAGGCCTCGATCGCCAACGCCAAGGTCGCCCGCGCCCTGGACGGCGGGCTGGACGCGCTGATCTGGGGCTTCGCCGGCGATCCGGACCGGCCGGCGCCGCGGACCCTGGCCGAGGTGCCGGCCGTGACGCCGGAGTCGACGGCGCTGGCGAAGGCGCTGAAGAAGGAAGGCTTCCGCTTCGTCGGTCCGACCACGGCGTACGCGCTGATGCAGGCCTGCGGACTGGTGAACGACCACCTGGCGGACTGTCACGTCCGGACCGGCACCGGCAAGCCGTAG
- a CDS encoding DivIVA domain-containing protein → MFWVIVVAMAVVVGGAALVALGGGGSLPEAVQDRLAARLPQDRPLSRSDVDEIRLPMAVRGYRMDEVDDVLDRLGAELAYRDSRIAELEAAAALRGAVEAGPDAEPGVEPLPGLEEFAKVVAPATSLEKTSQPAAGGPASDEPLADR, encoded by the coding sequence GTGTTCTGGGTGATCGTGGTGGCGATGGCCGTGGTGGTCGGCGGCGCCGCGCTGGTGGCGCTGGGCGGTGGCGGTTCGCTGCCGGAGGCGGTGCAGGACCGGCTTGCCGCGCGGCTCCCGCAGGACCGGCCGTTGAGCCGCAGTGACGTGGACGAGATCCGGCTGCCGATGGCGGTGCGCGGCTACCGGATGGACGAGGTGGACGACGTGCTCGACCGGCTCGGTGCCGAGCTCGCCTACCGGGATTCGCGGATCGCGGAGCTGGAGGCCGCCGCCGCGCTGCGGGGCGCGGTCGAGGCCGGCCCGGACGCCGAACCCGGCGTCGAGCCGCTGCCGGGCCTGGAGGAGTTCGCCAAGGTGGTGGCCCCGGCCACCTCGCTGGAGAAGACCTCGCAGCCGGCGGCCGGCGGTCCGGCGTCGGACGAGCCGCTGGCGGATCGTTGA
- the folP gene encoding dihydropteroate synthase, translated as MAIVNRTPDSFFDRGATFADEAAFAAADRAVAEGAAILDIGGVKAGPGDEVTVEEELRRTVPFVAELRKRHPEAVISVDTWRHEVGEAVCEVGADLLNDAWGGVDPELAAVAARFDAGLVCTHAGGAEPRTRPHRVGYEDVMADILDVTVGLAERAAALGVRRDALIIDPGHDFGKNTRHSLEATRRLPEMTATGFPVLVSLSNKDFVGETLDRPVDERLLGTLATTAVSAWLGARIYRAHQVAETRQVLDMVASIRGSRPPAVARRGLA; from the coding sequence ATGGCCATCGTCAACCGCACCCCGGACTCCTTCTTCGACCGGGGAGCCACCTTCGCGGACGAGGCCGCGTTCGCCGCCGCCGACCGCGCGGTGGCCGAGGGCGCGGCGATCCTCGACATCGGCGGGGTCAAGGCCGGCCCCGGCGACGAGGTCACCGTCGAGGAGGAACTGCGCCGCACCGTCCCCTTCGTGGCGGAGCTCCGCAAGCGCCACCCCGAGGCCGTGATCAGCGTGGACACCTGGCGGCACGAGGTCGGGGAGGCCGTCTGCGAGGTCGGCGCGGACCTGCTGAACGACGCCTGGGGCGGGGTCGACCCCGAACTCGCCGCGGTCGCCGCCCGCTTCGACGCCGGACTGGTCTGCACCCACGCCGGCGGCGCCGAACCCCGAACCCGCCCGCACCGGGTGGGGTACGAGGACGTGATGGCCGACATCCTCGACGTCACCGTCGGCCTGGCCGAACGCGCCGCCGCCCTCGGCGTCCGCCGGGACGCGCTGATCATCGACCCCGGCCACGACTTCGGCAAGAACACCCGGCACTCGCTGGAGGCCACCCGGCGGCTGCCCGAGATGACCGCCACCGGGTTCCCCGTCCTGGTATCGCTCTCCAACAAGGACTTCGTCGGCGAGACCCTGGACCGGCCGGTGGACGAACGGCTGCTCGGCACCCTCGCCACCACCGCCGTCTCCGCCTGGCTCGGCGCCCGGATCTACCGCGCCCACCAGGTCGCGGAGACCCGGCAGGTGCTGGACATGGTCGCCTCGATCAGGGGGAGCCGGCCGCCGGCGGTCGCCCGGCGGGGGCTGGCCTGA
- a CDS encoding TIGR00730 family Rossman fold protein, producing MTGTGDEKHYGHGPEQVGAPGRKKAWPEKQKGPVLVRRDQVGTSTTDQRLLDTTGPTDWLHTDPWRVWRITSEFVEGFGALAELPAAISVFGSARTPVDSPEYAAGVAIGRALAEAGYAVITGGGPGAMEAANRGASEAGGLSVGLGIELPFEQGLNEFVDLGLNFRYFFVRKTMFVKYAQGFVVLPGGLGTLDELFEALTLVQTKKVTRFPVVLFGSAYWGGLFEWLKNTLVAEGKASPKDLELFHITDDIDEVMKILAETRRPDHEI from the coding sequence ATGACAGGCACAGGAGACGAGAAGCACTACGGGCACGGCCCGGAGCAGGTCGGCGCGCCGGGGCGGAAGAAGGCCTGGCCGGAGAAGCAGAAGGGCCCGGTGCTGGTCCGCCGGGACCAGGTCGGCACCAGCACCACCGACCAGCGGCTGCTGGACACCACCGGCCCCACCGACTGGCTGCACACCGACCCCTGGCGGGTCTGGCGGATCACCTCCGAGTTCGTCGAAGGCTTCGGCGCGCTGGCCGAACTCCCCGCCGCGATCAGCGTCTTCGGCTCCGCCCGGACGCCGGTCGACTCCCCCGAGTACGCGGCCGGCGTGGCCATCGGCCGGGCCCTGGCCGAGGCCGGCTACGCGGTCATCACCGGCGGCGGCCCGGGGGCGATGGAGGCGGCCAACCGCGGCGCCTCGGAGGCCGGCGGCCTGAGCGTGGGCCTCGGCATCGAGCTGCCCTTCGAGCAGGGCCTGAACGAGTTCGTCGACCTCGGGCTGAACTTCCGGTACTTCTTCGTCCGCAAGACGATGTTCGTGAAGTACGCCCAGGGCTTCGTCGTCCTGCCGGGCGGCCTGGGCACCCTCGACGAACTCTTCGAGGCGCTGACGCTGGTGCAGACGAAGAAGGTCACCCGGTTCCCGGTGGTGCTGTTCGGCAGCGCCTACTGGGGCGGACTCTTCGAGTGGCTGAAGAACACCCTGGTCGCCGAGGGCAAGGCCTCCCCGAAGGACCTGGAGCTGTTCCACATCACCGACGACATCGACGAGGTCATGAAGATCCTCGCCGAGACCCGCCGCCCCGACCACGAGATCTGA
- the dapE gene encoding succinyl-diaminopimelate desuccinylase: MSSPNTPLDLTLDGGTLTARLVDFPSVSGDEQALADAVEAALREYPHLTVDRYGNNVVARTNLGRAERVLLAGHLDTVPIADNLPSQVEGDLLYGCGTSDMKSGVAVQLRLAATLPEPNRDLTFVFYDCEEIEASRNGLGHLAAQRPDWLAADFAVLLEPSGAMVEGGCQGTLRVQVRLTGVRAHAARSWLGDNAIHHAAEVLGRLAAYEPRLVEIDGLEYHEGLNAVRIDGGVAGNVIPDECVVTVNFRYAPDRDEAGAEAHVREVFAGFDVTVTDSAPGALPGLGQPAAQAFLAATGGTARAKFGWTDVARFSALGVPAVNYGPGDPNLAHKREEHCSLTAIAEVEARLAAWLSA; the protein is encoded by the coding sequence ATGAGCAGCCCGAACACGCCCCTGGACCTCACCCTCGACGGCGGCACGCTGACCGCGCGGCTGGTCGACTTCCCGTCCGTCAGCGGTGACGAGCAGGCGCTCGCCGACGCCGTCGAGGCCGCGCTGCGGGAGTACCCGCACCTGACCGTCGACCGGTACGGCAACAACGTCGTCGCCCGGACGAACCTGGGCCGGGCCGAGCGGGTGCTGCTCGCCGGACACCTGGACACCGTGCCGATCGCCGACAACCTGCCCAGCCAGGTGGAGGGCGACCTCCTCTACGGCTGCGGCACGTCCGACATGAAGTCCGGGGTCGCCGTCCAGCTGCGGCTGGCCGCCACCCTGCCCGAGCCCAACCGCGACCTCACCTTCGTGTTCTACGACTGCGAGGAGATCGAGGCCTCCCGCAACGGCCTGGGACACCTCGCCGCCCAGCGGCCCGACTGGCTGGCGGCCGACTTCGCCGTCCTGCTGGAGCCGAGCGGCGCCATGGTCGAGGGCGGCTGCCAGGGCACCCTGCGCGTCCAGGTCCGGCTCACCGGCGTCCGCGCCCACGCCGCCCGCAGCTGGCTCGGCGACAACGCGATCCACCACGCCGCCGAGGTGCTCGGCCGGCTCGCCGCGTACGAACCGCGCCTGGTGGAGATCGACGGCCTGGAGTACCACGAGGGCCTGAACGCCGTCCGGATCGACGGCGGGGTGGCCGGCAACGTCATCCCCGACGAGTGCGTGGTGACCGTCAACTTCCGCTACGCGCCGGACCGCGACGAGGCCGGCGCCGAGGCCCACGTGCGCGAGGTCTTCGCCGGCTTCGACGTCACCGTGACCGACTCGGCGCCCGGCGCCCTGCCCGGCCTCGGTCAGCCCGCCGCGCAGGCCTTCCTGGCCGCCACCGGCGGCACCGCCCGCGCCAAGTTCGGCTGGACCGACGTCGCCCGCTTCAGCGCCCTGGGCGTCCCCGCCGTCAACTACGGCCCCGGCGACCCGAACCTCGCCCACAAGCGGGAGGAGCACTGCTCGCTCACCGCCATCGCGGAGGTGGAGGCGCGGCTCGCCGCCTGGCTGAGCGCCTGA
- the dapC gene encoding succinyldiaminopimelate transaminase yields MKNKLSDLLPEFPWDRLEPYKKTALAHPGGICDFSVGTPVDPVPEVIQKALAASSDTPGYPTVWGPLELRETIAGWLRRRVGAEIGPQAVLPTVGSKELVAWLPTQLGLGPGDQVAYPRLAYPTYEVGARLCGAEPVEYESVDELDPARVRLLWLNSPSNPTGRVLGADELRTAVAWAREHGALLVSDECYLELGWEAEPVSVLHPEICGDGHEGLLTVHSLSKRSNLAGYRASFVAGDPVVVRELLEIRKHGGMIVPAPVQAATAAALADDAHVAEQRGRYAARRAALRGALEAYGFRIEHSEASLYLWATQDRPCWETVAELAALGVLVAPGDFYGPAGERFVRVAFTATDERVAAAVERLRG; encoded by the coding sequence TCGGCACCCCGGTGGACCCGGTCCCCGAGGTGATCCAGAAGGCGCTGGCCGCCTCCTCCGACACGCCCGGCTATCCGACCGTCTGGGGCCCGCTGGAGCTGCGCGAGACGATCGCCGGCTGGCTGCGCCGCCGGGTCGGCGCCGAGATCGGCCCGCAGGCCGTGCTGCCGACCGTCGGCTCCAAGGAGCTGGTGGCCTGGCTGCCGACCCAGCTCGGGCTCGGCCCCGGCGACCAGGTCGCCTACCCGCGGCTGGCCTACCCCACGTACGAGGTCGGTGCCCGGCTCTGCGGCGCGGAGCCGGTCGAGTACGAATCGGTGGACGAGCTGGACCCGGCAAGGGTCCGGCTGCTCTGGCTGAACTCGCCGTCCAACCCGACCGGCCGGGTCCTCGGCGCGGACGAGCTGCGCACCGCAGTGGCCTGGGCCCGGGAGCACGGGGCGCTGCTGGTCAGCGACGAGTGCTACCTGGAGCTGGGCTGGGAGGCCGAGCCGGTCTCCGTGCTGCACCCGGAGATCTGCGGCGACGGGCACGAGGGCCTGCTCACCGTGCACTCGCTGTCCAAGCGGTCCAACCTGGCCGGCTACCGCGCCTCCTTCGTGGCGGGCGACCCGGTGGTGGTGCGGGAGCTGCTGGAGATCCGCAAGCACGGCGGCATGATCGTGCCGGCGCCGGTGCAGGCGGCCACCGCGGCCGCGCTGGCCGACGACGCGCACGTGGCCGAGCAGCGCGGGCGCTACGCGGCCCGCCGGGCGGCCCTGCGCGGGGCGCTGGAGGCGTACGGGTTCCGGATCGAGCACTCCGAGGCCAGCCTGTACCTGTGGGCGACCCAGGACCGGCCCTGCTGGGAGACGGTGGCGGAGCTCGCCGCCCTGGGCGTCCTGGTGGCGCCCGGGGACTTCTACGGGCCGGCCGGCGAGCGGTTCGTCCGGGTCGCGTTCACGGCGACCGACGAGCGGGTGGCGGCGGCCGTGGAGCGGCTGCGCGGCTGA